Proteins encoded in a region of the Methylobacterium radiotolerans JCM 2831 genome:
- a CDS encoding YceI family protein, with translation MNARHLCLLAALQAATLPAAAAEWAVDPGKSAIRFSGVQVGVPFTGRFERFKADIDLDPAKPEAGHALVLVDLASARTGDVQRDEALPQKDWFDVKAGSEARFEATRFVDKGQGDYAAIGTLTIRGTSRPVTLPFHLTLAGDTARAAGRVGLVRTEFGVGQGAWASGQWVALDVGVEVDIVATARPAVGH, from the coding sequence ATGAACGCGCGTCACCTCTGCCTGCTGGCAGCTCTCCAGGCCGCCACCCTGCCGGCGGCGGCCGCCGAGTGGGCGGTCGATCCGGGCAAGAGCGCCATCCGGTTCTCCGGCGTGCAGGTCGGCGTGCCTTTCACCGGGCGGTTCGAGCGGTTCAAGGCCGACATCGATCTCGACCCCGCCAAGCCCGAGGCGGGGCACGCGCTCGTGCTGGTCGACCTCGCCAGCGCCCGGACCGGCGACGTCCAGCGCGACGAGGCCCTGCCGCAGAAGGACTGGTTCGACGTCAAGGCGGGGAGCGAGGCGCGCTTCGAGGCGACCCGCTTCGTCGACAAGGGGCAGGGCGACTACGCGGCGATCGGGACGCTGACGATCCGCGGCACGAGCCGGCCCGTGACGCTGCCGTTCCACCTGACCCTGGCGGGCGACACCGCGCGCGCCGCGGGGCGCGTCGGCCTCGTCCGCACCGAGTTCGGGGTCGGGCAGGGGGCCTGGGCCTCGGGCCAGTGGGTGGCGCTCGACGTCGGAGTCGAGGTCGACATCGTCGCGACGGCGCGGCCGGCAGTCGGACACTGA
- a CDS encoding YceI family protein — MKSILASGLLALLVATPVATPVLAQTPPTRDPAQIQAGTYAVDPGHTQVGWRVSHMGFSNYAGGFSDVSGTLELQPKNPAAAKLSVKIPVASVTTTSAKLTDELKGDQWLDAAKFPDMTFVSTKVVPAGKDHAKVTGDLTLHGVTKPVTLDVTLVGAGVNPLSKKYTVGFEATGTLKRSEFGVKTYVPLIGDELHLTIAGAFEKQD, encoded by the coding sequence TTGAAGTCGATTCTCGCCTCCGGCCTTCTGGCCCTGCTGGTCGCCACCCCGGTCGCCACCCCGGTGCTGGCCCAGACACCGCCGACCCGCGACCCCGCCCAGATCCAGGCCGGCACCTACGCGGTCGACCCCGGCCACACCCAGGTCGGCTGGCGGGTCTCCCACATGGGCTTCTCGAACTACGCGGGCGGCTTCTCGGACGTGTCCGGCACGCTGGAGCTGCAGCCGAAGAACCCGGCCGCCGCCAAGCTGTCGGTGAAGATCCCGGTCGCCTCGGTGACGACGACCAGCGCCAAGCTCACCGACGAGCTCAAGGGCGACCAGTGGCTCGACGCCGCCAAGTTCCCCGACATGACCTTCGTGTCCACCAAGGTCGTGCCCGCCGGCAAGGACCACGCGAAGGTGACGGGCGACCTGACGCTGCACGGCGTGACCAAGCCGGTGACGCTCGACGTCACCCTGGTCGGCGCCGGCGTGAACCCGCTGAGCAAGAAATACACGGTCGGCTTCGAGGCCACCGGCACGCTCAAGCGCTCCGAGTTCGGGGTGAAGACCTACGTGCCGCTGATCGGCGACGAGCTGCACCTCACGATCGCGGGCGCCTTCGAGAAGCAGGACTGA
- a CDS encoding SRPBCC domain-containing protein yields the protein MTGARISSTEIAIPARAGLVWSVLTDLDSYPAWNPYIRKAEGRLREGARWRLERTLNGRAYRARQVTVTCWEPGRRLGWRGGIPTPPLLIGEHEVRITETADGVRLVQAETVAGLLAPGLFPWLRTRMQARFAAMNEALREEVARRLAESA from the coding sequence ATGACGGGCGCTCGGATCAGCAGCACGGAGATCGCGATTCCCGCGCGGGCCGGACTGGTCTGGTCGGTGCTGACGGATCTGGATTCCTACCCGGCGTGGAACCCGTACATCCGCAAGGCGGAGGGCCGCCTGCGCGAGGGCGCGCGCTGGCGCCTGGAGCGGACCCTGAACGGCCGCGCCTACCGGGCGCGCCAGGTGACGGTGACCTGCTGGGAGCCCGGCCGGCGGCTCGGGTGGCGCGGCGGTATCCCGACGCCGCCCCTGCTCATCGGCGAGCACGAGGTCCGGATCACCGAGACCGCCGACGGCGTCCGCCTCGTCCAGGCCGAGACCGTCGCGGGCCTGCTCGCCCCCGGCCTGTTCCCGTGGCTGCGGACGCGCATGCAGGCCCGGTTCGCCGCGATGAACGAGGCCCTGCGCGAGGAGGTCGCGCGCCGGCTGGCCGAGAGCGCCTGA
- a CDS encoding Orn/Lys/Arg decarboxylase N-terminal domain-containing protein yields MDFHRRFTVLMCAPAFDPDDLEGARVNQIVAAVEQRGFEVVRARRVEDAAIAVQTDAAVGCLVVDWGKRGLDGKAAALIDMMRRRGLEMPIVIMVRRKRLEDIPVELLDFIDGYIFLAEETPEFIARGLVSRVTQYAETLKTPFFGALVDYAEKGNQLWTCPGHNGGIFYNRSPIGRIFVEHLGEAIFRDDLDNSVLDLGDLLTHEGPALKAQKEAAKIFGAEKTYFVLNGTSASNKIVLSSLVAEDDLVLFDRNNHKAAHHGALFLGGGIPIFLETDRNAYGLIGPIFHEALDEGRIREKIRRNPLVTDPEAWRRERPFRVAVIEQCTYDGTIYDAQEILEKIGHLCDYILFDEAWAGFMKFHPLYARRFAMGLTGLDETSPGIVATQSTHKQLASFSQASQIHTRDGHIRGQTRRVEHKRLNESFLVHASTSPFYPLFASLDVGAQMMKGRSGMILWDDTIRLGIEWRKKVRAIRREFEENERDPARRWFFDPFVPDVTVNADGAEVPWESVPTDELAATPRHWELKPGARWHGFSHVAPGYAITDPNKLTVLTPGFDRHTGAYAQHGVPAPIVAQYLRENRIVAEKNDLNSLLFLLTPGVESSKAGTLISGLVAFKRLHDDNVALEEAMPEFVNRRPNRYRGVRLRDLCGEFHAFHREAGTSALQRRQFAPEHLPEMVMPPKKAAQLLTRNTVDYVPIAEAEGRIATTLMLVYPPGIGTVLPGERLDERAKPMLDYFKMFEASANLFPGFEAEIQGVYREVDPDGRIRFHTYVAREGV; encoded by the coding sequence ATGGACTTCCACCGCCGCTTCACGGTCCTGATGTGCGCCCCGGCCTTCGACCCGGACGATCTCGAGGGCGCGCGCGTCAACCAGATCGTCGCGGCCGTGGAGCAGCGCGGCTTCGAGGTGGTGCGCGCCCGGCGCGTCGAGGACGCGGCCATCGCGGTCCAGACCGACGCGGCGGTCGGCTGCCTCGTGGTCGACTGGGGCAAGCGCGGCCTCGACGGCAAGGCGGCCGCCCTCATCGACATGATGCGCCGGCGCGGCCTGGAGATGCCGATCGTCATCATGGTCCGCCGCAAGCGGCTGGAGGACATCCCGGTCGAGCTCCTCGACTTCATCGACGGCTACATCTTCCTCGCCGAGGAGACGCCGGAATTCATCGCCCGCGGCCTCGTCAGCCGGGTCACGCAGTACGCCGAGACCCTCAAGACGCCGTTCTTCGGCGCGCTCGTCGACTACGCCGAGAAGGGCAACCAGCTCTGGACCTGCCCGGGGCACAACGGCGGCATCTTCTACAACCGGTCCCCCATCGGCCGGATCTTCGTGGAGCACCTGGGCGAGGCGATCTTCCGCGACGACCTCGACAACTCGGTCCTCGACCTCGGCGACCTGCTGACCCACGAGGGCCCGGCGCTGAAGGCCCAGAAGGAGGCCGCCAAGATCTTCGGGGCGGAGAAGACCTACTTCGTCCTCAACGGCACCTCGGCGTCCAACAAGATCGTCCTGTCCTCCCTGGTGGCGGAGGACGACCTCGTCCTGTTCGACCGCAACAACCACAAGGCGGCCCACCACGGCGCCCTGTTCCTGGGCGGCGGCATCCCGATCTTCCTGGAAACGGATCGGAACGCGTACGGCCTGATCGGGCCGATCTTCCACGAAGCTCTCGACGAAGGCCGGATCCGGGAGAAGATCCGCCGGAACCCGCTGGTGACCGATCCGGAGGCGTGGCGCCGGGAGCGGCCGTTCCGCGTCGCGGTGATCGAGCAGTGCACCTACGACGGCACGATCTACGACGCCCAGGAGATCCTGGAGAAGATCGGCCACCTCTGCGACTACATCCTGTTCGACGAGGCCTGGGCGGGCTTCATGAAGTTCCACCCGCTCTACGCAAGGCGCTTCGCCATGGGGCTGACGGGCCTCGACGAGACCTCGCCCGGCATCGTCGCCACGCAGTCGACCCACAAGCAGCTCGCGAGCTTCAGCCAGGCCTCGCAGATCCACACCCGCGACGGCCATATCCGCGGCCAGACCCGGCGGGTCGAGCACAAGCGGCTCAACGAGAGCTTCCTCGTCCACGCCTCGACCTCGCCCTTCTACCCGCTCTTCGCCTCCCTCGACGTCGGCGCCCAGATGATGAAGGGGCGCTCCGGCATGATCCTGTGGGACGACACGATCCGCCTCGGGATCGAGTGGCGCAAGAAGGTCCGGGCGATCCGGCGGGAATTCGAGGAGAACGAGCGCGATCCCGCCCGGCGCTGGTTCTTCGACCCGTTCGTGCCGGACGTGACGGTGAACGCCGACGGCGCCGAGGTGCCGTGGGAGAGCGTGCCGACCGACGAGCTCGCCGCGACGCCGCGCCACTGGGAGCTGAAGCCGGGCGCGCGCTGGCACGGCTTCAGCCACGTGGCGCCGGGCTACGCCATTACCGACCCGAACAAGCTCACCGTGCTGACCCCCGGCTTCGACCGGCACACGGGGGCCTACGCCCAGCACGGCGTGCCGGCGCCGATCGTGGCGCAATACCTGCGTGAGAACCGGATCGTCGCCGAGAAGAACGACCTGAACTCGCTGCTCTTCCTGCTGACCCCGGGGGTCGAATCCTCCAAGGCCGGCACGCTGATCTCGGGCCTCGTCGCCTTCAAGCGGCTCCACGACGACAACGTCGCGCTGGAGGAGGCCATGCCGGAATTCGTCAACCGCCGGCCGAACCGCTACCGCGGCGTGCGCCTGCGCGACCTCTGCGGCGAGTTCCACGCCTTCCACCGGGAGGCCGGCACCTCCGCGCTGCAGCGGCGCCAATTCGCCCCCGAGCACCTGCCCGAGATGGTGATGCCGCCCAAGAAGGCCGCCCAGCTGCTGACCCGCAACACGGTCGACTACGTGCCGATCGCCGAGGCCGAGGGGCGGATCGCCACCACGCTGATGCTGGTCTACCCGCCGGGCATCGGCACGGTTCTGCCGGGCGAGCGCCTGGACGAAAGGGCCAAGCCCATGCTCGACTATTTCAAGATGTTCGAGGCCTCCGCCAACCTGTTCCCGGGCTTCGAGGCCGAGATCCAGGGCGTCTACCGCGAGGTCGACCCGGACGGGCGGATCCGCTTCCACACCTACGTGGCGCGGGAGGGGGTCTGA
- a CDS encoding GNAT family N-acetyltransferase, which translates to MEIEVETPGPVPARSCPDIVIRPSSDADVEAMVAIYEHHISRGVSDVGVAEEDRLLPDDLKRRRKTMRKKRLPHLVADRDGAVAGYAYAVPFRKRPAYRYTLKHSIYVHPDHLHAGIGRRLLPALIEACAAGGYRQMIGYIDAENAASLRLHEACGFERVGYLRAVGFKYGHWSDSVMVQRALGTGSEDRPG; encoded by the coding sequence ATGGAGATCGAGGTCGAGACGCCCGGCCCGGTCCCGGCCCGGTCCTGCCCCGACATCGTCATCCGCCCGTCCTCGGACGCCGATGTCGAGGCGATGGTGGCGATCTACGAGCACCACATCAGCCGGGGCGTCAGCGACGTCGGCGTCGCCGAGGAGGACCGGCTGCTCCCCGACGACCTGAAGCGCCGGCGCAAGACCATGCGCAAGAAGCGCCTGCCCCACCTCGTGGCGGATCGCGACGGCGCCGTGGCGGGCTACGCCTACGCGGTGCCGTTCCGGAAGCGGCCCGCCTACCGCTACACGCTCAAGCACTCGATCTACGTGCATCCCGACCACCTCCATGCCGGGATCGGCCGGCGCCTGCTGCCGGCCCTGATCGAGGCCTGCGCGGCGGGCGGCTACCGCCAGATGATCGGCTACATCGACGCCGAGAACGCGGCCTCCCTGCGGCTCCACGAGGCCTGCGGGTTCGAGCGGGTCGGCTACCTGCGGGCGGTGGGCTTCAAGTACGGCCACTGGTCGGACAGCGTCATGGTCCAGCGGGCGCTGGGGACCGGCTCGGAGGACCGGCCGGGGTAA
- a CDS encoding LysR family transcriptional regulator, which produces MVARTETFRGGLDDVRAFCAVVDLGTVTAAAATLQETKGSVSRRISRLEQALGVRLMARTSRAVSPTAEGLAFYAKAQDSLTLLDEAAETARDARTVPAGHLRITTSIDFGIEVMPEIVASFRAAYPQITVEMLNTDARLDLAANRIDLALRLGGAEETGYRAMVLATLALALYAAPAYLERRPAPADLADLRDHDLILARERIGTAGLTLSDGRGRTEPLSLSPAIRVSDFATALRLTLAGAGIGHLPSLVAARAVEAGQIVRVLGPWATRSSTLRAVTLAGRELPARVQVFREHVRAVLASRGCRRDSAETHTEYR; this is translated from the coding sequence ATGGTTGCGAGAACGGAAACCTTCCGGGGCGGGCTCGACGATGTGCGGGCTTTCTGCGCCGTCGTGGATCTCGGCACGGTGACGGCCGCCGCAGCGACTCTGCAGGAAACCAAGGGCAGCGTCAGCCGGCGGATCTCCCGCCTGGAGCAGGCGCTGGGCGTCCGGCTGATGGCGCGAACCTCCCGGGCGGTGTCGCCGACCGCCGAGGGCCTCGCCTTCTACGCCAAGGCGCAGGACAGCCTGACGCTCCTGGACGAGGCGGCCGAGACCGCCCGCGACGCCCGCACGGTGCCGGCGGGGCACCTGCGGATCACGACCTCGATCGATTTCGGGATCGAGGTGATGCCCGAGATCGTCGCGAGCTTCCGGGCCGCCTACCCGCAGATCACCGTGGAGATGCTCAACACCGACGCGCGGCTCGACCTCGCGGCCAACCGGATCGATCTCGCCCTGCGGCTGGGCGGCGCGGAGGAGACCGGCTACCGCGCGATGGTCCTCGCGACCCTGGCGCTGGCCCTCTACGCCGCCCCCGCCTACCTGGAGCGCCGCCCGGCCCCGGCGGACCTCGCCGACCTGCGCGACCACGACCTGATCCTCGCCCGGGAACGGATCGGCACGGCCGGGCTGACCCTCTCCGACGGCCGGGGCCGCACGGAGCCGCTGTCCCTGAGCCCGGCGATCCGGGTCAGCGACTTCGCGACCGCGCTCCGTCTCACCCTCGCGGGCGCCGGGATCGGCCACCTCCCGAGCCTCGTGGCCGCCCGGGCCGTGGAGGCCGGGCAGATCGTGCGCGTGCTCGGCCCGTGGGCGACCCGCAGCAGCACCTTGCGCGCCGTCACCCTGGCCGGGCGCGAGCTGCCGGCCCGTGTCCAGGTCTTCCGCGAGCATGTCCGGGCCGTCCTGGCGTCGCGGGGATGCCGCCGTGACAGCGCGGAAACTCACACCGAATACAGATAA
- a CDS encoding spermidine synthase produces MIPWVHLDTGSVPGGGTDLRLMRRGDEFAIMADTIELMNNRRSGSEVALAAMTCARLRDRPRARILIGGLGMGFTLRAALEGLGPEAQVVVAELVPAVVAWARGPLAHVFAGCLDDPRVDLQEADVNRLIQAGPERYDAILLDVDNGPEGLMRKANDRLYDNWGLKRARWALRPGGILGVWSGAPDRKFKSRLQRSGFAVDEQRVHASGRGSGPKHVVWLGTRTEGRAEGPGQGDQRRSDDRAAGGSGPRGPAQGRRRPAR; encoded by the coding sequence GTGATACCCTGGGTTCATCTCGATACCGGGTCCGTGCCCGGCGGCGGCACCGACCTGCGCCTGATGCGGCGCGGCGACGAGTTCGCCATCATGGCCGACACGATCGAGCTGATGAACAACCGGCGCAGCGGCTCGGAGGTGGCGCTCGCGGCGATGACCTGCGCGCGGCTCCGGGACAGGCCCCGGGCCCGGATCCTGATCGGCGGCCTCGGCATGGGCTTCACCCTGCGGGCGGCCCTCGAAGGCCTCGGGCCGGAGGCGCAGGTGGTGGTGGCCGAGCTGGTGCCCGCCGTGGTCGCCTGGGCCCGGGGGCCGCTCGCCCACGTCTTCGCCGGCTGCCTCGACGATCCGCGGGTCGACCTGCAGGAGGCCGACGTCAACCGCCTGATCCAGGCCGGCCCGGAGCGCTACGACGCGATCCTGCTCGACGTCGACAACGGCCCGGAGGGGCTGATGCGCAAGGCGAACGACCGGCTCTACGACAATTGGGGCCTCAAGCGCGCCCGCTGGGCCCTGCGGCCGGGCGGCATCCTGGGCGTCTGGTCGGGCGCCCCGGACCGGAAGTTCAAGAGCCGCCTGCAGCGCTCCGGCTTCGCGGTCGACGAGCAGCGCGTGCACGCGAGCGGCCGGGGCAGCGGCCCGAAGCACGTGGTCTGGCTCGGGACCCGGACCGAGGGGCGGGCCGAAGGCCCGGGCCAGGGGGACCAGCGCCGGAGCGACGACCGGGCGGCGGGCGGCTCCGGACCGCGCGGTCCGGCCCAGGGCCGGCGGCGGCCGGCGCGCTAG
- a CDS encoding hydroxyacid dehydrogenase, whose amino-acid sequence MITGPCLIVQPIHAAGLDRLRAAGLEPRPASGTDSETLAREVADCVAVITRNTGFPARAIAAAPALRVIGVHGTGTDHVATAEATAAGIVVVNTPGANAVSVAEQTLALIFALAKALPEADRSVRTGDDSFKFTARLIELAGLTLGLVGFGAIGQATARLAAALGLRVLAYGPSRPDADFANAGALRAASVDALLAEADIVSLHVPLTPGTRGLIGRDQLARMKREAFLINTSRGGLIDEAALVEALEAGTIAGAGLDVFAQEPLPVDHPLARQPRAILTPHVGGSTGAALIRTAETAATRVVDVLAGRRPGGLVNPDVWERRRAP is encoded by the coding sequence GTGATCACCGGTCCGTGCCTCATCGTCCAGCCGATCCACGCGGCGGGCCTCGACCGGTTGCGCGCGGCCGGGCTGGAGCCGCGCCCGGCGAGCGGGACCGATTCCGAGACGCTGGCCCGCGAGGTCGCCGACTGCGTCGCCGTCATCACCCGCAACACCGGCTTCCCGGCACGCGCCATCGCGGCGGCGCCGGCCCTGCGGGTGATCGGCGTGCACGGCACCGGCACCGACCACGTCGCCACCGCCGAGGCGACCGCGGCCGGGATCGTGGTGGTCAACACGCCCGGCGCGAACGCCGTCTCGGTGGCCGAGCAGACGCTGGCGCTGATCTTCGCCCTGGCCAAGGCCCTGCCGGAGGCCGACCGCTCGGTCCGGACCGGCGACGACAGCTTCAAGTTCACCGCCCGGCTGATCGAGCTCGCCGGGCTGACGCTGGGTCTCGTCGGCTTCGGGGCGATCGGGCAGGCGACCGCCCGGCTCGCCGCCGCCCTGGGGCTGCGGGTGCTGGCCTACGGCCCGAGCCGCCCGGACGCCGATTTCGCCAATGCCGGCGCCCTGCGGGCCGCCTCGGTCGACGCGCTCCTGGCGGAGGCGGACATCGTCTCCCTGCACGTGCCGCTGACCCCGGGCACCCGCGGCCTGATCGGTCGGGACCAGCTCGCCCGGATGAAGCGGGAGGCCTTCCTGATCAACACCAGCCGCGGCGGCCTGATCGACGAGGCGGCCCTGGTGGAGGCGCTGGAGGCCGGCACGATCGCGGGCGCCGGGCTCGACGTCTTCGCCCAGGAGCCGCTGCCGGTCGACCACCCGCTGGCCCGCCAGCCCCGGGCGATCCTGACGCCCCATGTCGGCGGCTCCACCGGCGCGGCCCTGATCCGCACCGCCGAGACCGCCGCGACCCGCGTGGTCGACGTCCTCGCCGGCCGGCGGCCGGGCGGGCTGGTCAACCCGGATGTCTGGGAGCGGCGCCGCGCGCCGTGA
- a CDS encoding TonB-dependent receptor, with protein sequence MAVLLGFVGSGPHAARAEEAGAGRDVQLGELSVEGAAAPRGPMPAYAGGQVARGGRLGLLGDTETQKAPFSIASYTDTLIRDRQARTLSETLVLDPSVRATQTTGAPFDSFSIRGFPANENTSGEVAFDGLYGIAPSFRIFTDYVERIEVLKGPSAALTGVSPNGAVGGVVNIVPKRAGADLTRVTLDYGSSAWGGSQVDVARRWGPGREWGARVVGSLHGGATPFDRQTETTGVGALALDYQGDRFRAWLYLLAQTDRFDAPLRPFLLRAGVPVPRAPDGRLNLTQPWEYSDVDDRGGLLRTEYDLTDQVTLFADVGGGQTGVERYFQSAPTILNGRGDTTSTPQFYALGVDRLTYDGGVRARFETGFIRHALTVQGSVYDEATARRFSPGRGAYLSNLYAPALVPYIAPIYGVGRPRLSDSTLSGIAVADTLSALDERVLLTLGVRRQRVEAHNYVSNVGTLASSYDRSATTPMVGLVVRPWDSVSLYGNYIEGLSRGDVAPAVATNSGTILAPYVARQVEAGVKLDLGRFGATLGAFRITKPAGELGPQGRFAATAEQRVGGLELSLFGEITPQVRVVGGVTLLDGRLVRTALAANRGHRPIGVPEVQASLGAEWDLPGLPGLTLNGAVIYTGRQFVDLANTQALPDWARLDLGLRYTTLVAERRTTFRASVLNVTDARYWTGVASFGTFFQGAPRTYLLSMAVDL encoded by the coding sequence ATGGCCGTCCTGCTGGGCTTCGTCGGTTCCGGGCCGCACGCCGCCCGCGCGGAGGAGGCGGGGGCCGGCCGGGATGTCCAGCTCGGCGAACTCTCGGTCGAGGGTGCGGCCGCGCCGCGCGGCCCGATGCCGGCCTATGCCGGCGGTCAGGTGGCGCGGGGCGGGCGCCTCGGCCTGCTGGGCGATACCGAGACGCAGAAGGCACCCTTCAGCATCGCCAGCTACACCGACACGCTCATCCGGGACCGGCAGGCGCGGACTTTGTCCGAGACCCTGGTCCTCGACCCGTCGGTGCGCGCCACCCAGACCACGGGGGCGCCGTTCGACTCCTTCTCCATCCGGGGCTTCCCGGCCAACGAGAACACCAGCGGCGAGGTCGCCTTCGACGGGCTCTACGGCATCGCCCCGAGCTTCCGCATCTTCACCGACTACGTGGAGCGCATCGAGGTCCTGAAGGGGCCGTCCGCCGCCCTGACGGGGGTGTCGCCGAACGGCGCGGTCGGCGGCGTGGTCAACATCGTCCCCAAGCGCGCCGGGGCGGACCTGACGCGCGTCACCCTGGATTACGGCTCGTCCGCCTGGGGCGGCAGCCAAGTCGACGTCGCCCGCCGCTGGGGTCCGGGCCGGGAATGGGGCGCCCGCGTCGTCGGCAGCCTGCACGGCGGCGCCACGCCCTTCGACCGCCAGACCGAGACGACCGGCGTCGGGGCCCTGGCCCTCGACTACCAAGGCGACCGGTTCCGCGCGTGGCTCTACCTGCTGGCGCAGACCGACCGCTTCGACGCGCCGCTGCGCCCGTTCCTCCTGCGGGCCGGCGTGCCCGTGCCGCGGGCGCCCGACGGCCGCCTGAACCTGACCCAGCCCTGGGAGTACTCGGACGTCGACGATCGCGGCGGCCTGCTGCGCACCGAGTACGACCTGACCGACCAGGTCACGCTGTTCGCGGATGTCGGCGGCGGGCAGACCGGGGTCGAGCGCTACTTCCAGTCGGCGCCGACGATCCTCAACGGCCGCGGCGACACGACCAGCACGCCGCAATTCTACGCGCTGGGCGTCGACAGGCTGACCTACGACGGCGGCGTCCGGGCCCGGTTCGAGACCGGCTTCATCCGTCACGCCCTGACGGTGCAGGGCTCCGTGTACGACGAGGCCACGGCACGGCGGTTCTCGCCCGGCCGGGGCGCCTACCTGTCGAACCTCTACGCGCCGGCCCTCGTCCCGTACATCGCGCCGATCTACGGCGTCGGCCGGCCCCGCCTGTCCGACAGCACCCTGTCGGGGATCGCGGTGGCCGACACGCTGTCGGCCCTCGACGAGCGCGTCCTGCTGACCCTGGGCGTGCGCCGCCAGCGCGTTGAGGCGCACAATTACGTGTCGAATGTCGGCACGCTCGCCTCGTCCTACGACAGGAGCGCCACGACCCCGATGGTCGGCCTCGTGGTGCGGCCCTGGGACTCGGTCTCGCTCTACGGCAACTACATCGAGGGCCTGAGCCGCGGCGACGTGGCCCCGGCGGTGGCGACCAATTCCGGCACGATCCTGGCGCCCTACGTGGCCCGGCAGGTCGAGGCGGGCGTCAAGCTCGATCTCGGCCGGTTCGGCGCCACGCTCGGCGCCTTCCGGATCACGAAGCCCGCGGGCGAACTCGGCCCGCAGGGGCGCTTCGCGGCGACGGCCGAGCAGCGCGTCGGCGGGCTCGAGCTGAGCCTGTTCGGCGAGATCACCCCGCAGGTGCGGGTGGTCGGCGGCGTCACCCTGCTGGACGGACGCCTCGTCCGGACGGCGCTCGCCGCCAATCGCGGGCACAGACCGATCGGCGTGCCGGAGGTCCAGGCGAGCCTGGGCGCCGAGTGGGACCTGCCCGGGTTACCCGGCCTGACGCTCAACGGCGCGGTCATCTATACGGGGCGGCAGTTCGTCGACCTCGCGAATACCCAGGCGCTGCCCGACTGGGCCCGCCTCGACCTCGGCCTGCGCTACACGACCCTGGTCGCAGAGCGCCGGACGACCTTCCGGGCCAGCGTCCTCAACGTGACCGACGCGCGCTACTGGACCGGCGTCGCCTCGTTCGGCACCTTCTTCCAGGGCGCGCCGCGCACCTACCTGCTGTCGATGGCGGTGGACCTCTGA
- a CDS encoding cytochrome b, whose amino-acid sequence MANGVSARRYSAVAILLHWASALGVLVLIGLGLTMTHAGLAPLRQFQLYQWHKSVGITVLALTALRVLWRLTHRPPPHPAGMPARERRAAAAAHHLLYLLLVGLPLTGWAVVSLSPFNIPTVLYGIVPWPHLPLAGLAPDPAAAEGVLKRVHALGAWFLAALLAIHVAAALRHHLLLRDDVLRRMLPGRSTSITPTVEPTR is encoded by the coding sequence ATGGCGAACGGGGTCTCCGCGCGGCGGTACTCCGCCGTGGCGATCCTGCTGCACTGGGCGAGCGCGCTGGGCGTGCTCGTCCTGATCGGTCTGGGCCTGACCATGACCCATGCGGGGTTGGCGCCGCTGCGCCAGTTCCAGCTCTACCAGTGGCACAAGTCGGTCGGGATCACCGTGCTGGCGCTGACCGCCCTGCGCGTCCTCTGGCGCCTGACCCACCGGCCGCCGCCGCACCCGGCCGGGATGCCGGCTCGGGAGCGCCGGGCCGCCGCGGCGGCCCATCACCTCCTGTACCTGCTCCTCGTCGGGCTGCCCCTGACCGGCTGGGCCGTGGTGTCGCTGTCGCCGTTCAACATCCCGACGGTGCTCTACGGGATCGTGCCCTGGCCGCACCTGCCGCTGGCGGGCCTCGCCCCCGACCCCGCCGCCGCCGAGGGCGTCCTGAAGCGGGTCCACGCCCTGGGGGCGTGGTTCCTGGCGGCTCTGCTCGCAATCCACGTGGCGGCGGCCCTGCGCCACCACCTCCTCCTGCGCGACGACGTGCTGCGCCGCATGCTGCCGGGGCGCAGCACGTCGATCACCCCGACCGTGGAGCCGACCCGATGA